Proteins from a genomic interval of Nocardioidaceae bacterium:
- the glnA gene encoding type I glutamate--ammonia ligase, translating to MFQNSEELLKFIKDEGVEMVDVRFCDLPGVMQHFTVPVSSFDESVFEDGLNFDGSSIRGFQAINESDMSLFPDVTTAYVDPFRKNKTLNVNFFIHDPITGEAYSRDPRNIARKALAHLDSTGVADTAFFAPEAEFYVFDDVRYSTDANHGFFFLDSEEGWWTRGREEEGGNLGYKTRIKGGYFPVEPYDHQSDLRADMVKNLETCGLLVERAHHEVGTGGQAEINYRFDTLLKAADDVMKFKYLIKNTAWQAGKSVTFMPKPLFGDNGSGMHVHQSLWKGGEPLFYDETGYGGLSEMARHYIGGILKHAPAVLAFTNPTVNSYHRLVPGYEAPISLVYSSRNRSASVRIPITGANPKAKRVETRFPDPSANPYLAFSALMLAGLDGVKNKIEPAAPIDKDIYELPPDEMADIDQVPTSLGAVLDALEEDHDFLTQGNVFTPDLIETWIEYKRENEIAPVQLRPHPHEFELYYDI from the coding sequence ATGTTCCAGAACTCAGAAGAGCTGCTGAAGTTCATCAAGGACGAGGGCGTCGAGATGGTCGACGTCCGCTTCTGCGACCTTCCCGGCGTGATGCAGCACTTCACGGTGCCGGTGAGCTCGTTCGACGAGTCCGTCTTCGAGGACGGTCTGAACTTCGACGGCTCGTCCATCCGTGGCTTCCAGGCCATCAACGAGTCCGACATGTCGCTGTTCCCGGACGTGACGACGGCGTACGTCGACCCCTTCCGCAAGAACAAGACGCTGAACGTCAACTTCTTCATCCACGACCCGATCACGGGCGAGGCCTACTCCCGCGACCCGCGCAACATCGCGCGCAAGGCGCTGGCGCACCTGGACTCCACCGGCGTGGCCGACACCGCCTTCTTCGCTCCCGAGGCGGAGTTCTACGTCTTCGACGACGTGCGCTACTCCACCGACGCCAACCACGGCTTCTTCTTCCTCGACTCCGAGGAGGGCTGGTGGACCCGCGGCCGCGAGGAGGAGGGCGGCAACCTGGGCTACAAGACCCGGATCAAGGGCGGCTACTTCCCGGTCGAGCCGTACGACCACCAGAGCGACCTGCGCGCGGACATGGTCAAGAACCTCGAGACCTGCGGCCTGCTCGTCGAGCGCGCCCACCACGAGGTCGGCACCGGCGGTCAGGCGGAGATCAACTACCGCTTCGACACGCTGCTCAAGGCCGCGGACGACGTGATGAAGTTCAAGTACCTCATCAAGAACACCGCCTGGCAGGCCGGCAAGTCCGTCACCTTCATGCCGAAGCCCCTCTTCGGCGACAACGGCTCGGGCATGCACGTGCACCAGTCGCTGTGGAAGGGCGGCGAGCCGCTGTTCTACGACGAGACCGGCTACGGCGGCCTCTCGGAGATGGCGCGCCACTACATCGGCGGCATCCTCAAGCACGCGCCGGCGGTGCTCGCGTTCACCAACCCGACGGTGAACTCCTACCACCGTCTGGTGCCGGGCTACGAGGCCCCGATCTCGCTGGTGTACTCCAGCCGCAACCGGTCCGCCTCGGTCCGTATCCCGATCACGGGAGCGAACCCGAAGGCCAAGCGCGTCGAGACCCGCTTCCCGGACCCGTCGGCCAACCCCTACCTCGCGTTCTCCGCGCTGATGCTCGCGGGCCTGGACGGCGTGAAGAACAAGATCGAGCCGGCCGCGCCGATCGACAAGGACATCTACGAGCTGCCGCCGGACGAGATGGCCGACATCGACCAGGTGCCGACCTCGCTCGGCGCCGTGCTCGACGCGCTCGAGGAGGACCACGACTTCCTGACCCAGGGCAACGTGTTCACCCCCGACCTGATCGAGACGTGGATCGAGTACAAGCGCGAGAACGAGATCGCCCCGGTGCAGCTGCGGCCGCACCCGCACGAGTTCGAGCTGTACTACGACATTTAG
- a CDS encoding cyclopropane-fatty-acyl-phospholipid synthase family protein: MTTLQTARARLAPPAPAYGIKGTLAQKVLSRILRKVPVNVSLPGGEPLGPVGPGRPEIQILKPRQFFARLADSPMIGLGEAYMERDWNPAPGSDLADVLAPFAARLTELIPPTFYRMRHVVMPKLGSREENTVTGARENIHRHYDLSNDMFAQFLDPSMMYSSALFDSLSTPPTLADLEAAQAEKIDRILDRAGVGEGSRVLEIGTGWGTLAIRAAQRGARVVTVTISEHQAELAQERVDAAGVTDLVDIRLQDYRDVVGEYDAVVSVEMIEAVGEKYWPTYFAKIDEVLAPDGKVVIQAILLEHHRMVATRNTYTWIHKYIFPGGLLPSTEAIAGVLGEHTTMRVTENFSMGQHYAHTLRLWREQFLANWEQIAPLGFDEQFRRMWEFYLAYCEAGFRTGYLDVAQIRMER, from the coding sequence GTGACCACTCTGCAGACTGCTCGCGCCCGGCTCGCGCCGCCCGCTCCCGCGTACGGGATCAAGGGCACGCTGGCCCAGAAGGTGCTCTCGCGCATCCTGCGCAAGGTGCCGGTCAACGTGTCGCTGCCCGGCGGCGAGCCGCTCGGGCCGGTCGGACCCGGCCGGCCGGAGATCCAGATCCTCAAGCCGCGGCAGTTCTTCGCGCGGCTGGCCGACTCCCCGATGATCGGGCTCGGCGAGGCCTACATGGAGCGCGACTGGAACCCTGCGCCCGGGTCGGACCTCGCCGACGTGCTGGCGCCGTTCGCCGCTCGGCTCACCGAGCTGATCCCGCCGACGTTCTACCGCATGCGGCACGTGGTGATGCCGAAGCTCGGCAGCCGCGAGGAGAACACGGTCACCGGTGCCCGGGAGAACATCCACCGGCACTACGACCTCTCCAACGACATGTTCGCGCAGTTCCTGGACCCGTCGATGATGTACTCCTCGGCCCTGTTCGACTCCCTCAGCACCCCGCCGACGCTCGCCGACCTCGAGGCCGCGCAGGCCGAGAAGATCGACCGGATCCTGGACCGCGCAGGTGTAGGTGAGGGCTCACGGGTGCTGGAGATCGGCACCGGCTGGGGCACGCTCGCGATCCGTGCCGCGCAGCGGGGGGCACGGGTCGTCACCGTGACGATCTCCGAGCACCAGGCCGAGCTCGCGCAGGAGCGCGTCGACGCCGCCGGGGTCACCGACCTCGTCGACATCCGCCTGCAGGACTACCGCGACGTCGTCGGCGAGTACGACGCGGTCGTGAGCGTCGAGATGATCGAGGCCGTGGGCGAGAAGTACTGGCCGACCTACTTCGCGAAGATCGACGAGGTGCTCGCACCGGACGGCAAGGTCGTGATCCAGGCGATCCTGCTCGAGCACCACCGCATGGTGGCCACGCGCAACACCTACACGTGGATCCACAAGTACATCTTCCCCGGCGGGCTGCTCCCCTCGACCGAGGCGATCGCCGGTGTGCTGGGCGAGCACACCACCATGCGGGTCACCGAGAACTTCTCGATGGGCCAGCACTACGCGCACACGCTGCGGCTGTGGCGCGAGCAGTTCCTCGCCAACTGGGAGCAGATCGCGCCGCTCGGCTTCGACGAGCAGTTCCGTCGCATGTGGGAGTTCTACCTCGCCTACTGCGAGGCGGGTTTCCGCACGGGCTACCTCGACGTCGCCCAGATCCGCATGGAGCGCTGA
- a CDS encoding DUF4191 domain-containing protein: MAREKKQKKAKKPKGQGRIAQLRQSWTMTRKVDPRMPLVVAAWAVGVAAVTFLVFGVLLPGILAVSIVLAVFAGLLAGLIVFGRRAERGAYAQIEGQPGAAAAVLDSLKRGYKTDTAVAFTKQQDIVHRVVGPAGIVLVGEGNGNRLKQLLASERRRHERISADVSLSTVVVGRGEGEVPLPDLRKRITKQKRTLKPAEMTDVLSRLRALDAHRPPVGLPKGPLPTSMKGMRSQMRGR, from the coding sequence ATGGCGCGCGAGAAGAAGCAGAAGAAGGCGAAGAAGCCGAAGGGTCAGGGGCGCATCGCCCAGCTGAGGCAGAGCTGGACGATGACCCGCAAGGTCGACCCCAGGATGCCGCTGGTCGTGGCGGCCTGGGCGGTCGGCGTCGCCGCGGTGACCTTCCTCGTCTTCGGGGTCCTGCTGCCCGGCATCCTCGCGGTGAGCATCGTCCTGGCGGTCTTCGCCGGTCTGCTCGCGGGTCTGATCGTCTTCGGACGTCGCGCGGAGCGGGGTGCGTACGCCCAGATCGAGGGTCAGCCCGGCGCGGCGGCCGCGGTGCTGGACTCGCTGAAGCGTGGCTACAAGACCGACACCGCCGTGGCCTTCACCAAGCAGCAGGACATCGTCCACCGCGTGGTGGGACCGGCCGGCATCGTGCTGGTCGGCGAGGGCAACGGCAACCGGCTCAAGCAGCTGCTGGCCTCCGAGCGGAGGCGCCACGAGCGCATCTCCGCCGACGTCTCGCTCTCGACCGTCGTCGTCGGTCGGGGTGAGGGCGAGGTGCCGCTGCCGGACCTGCGCAAGCGCATCACCAAGCAGAAGCGCACCCTCAAGCCCGCCGAGATGACCGACGTGCTCTCACGGCTGCGCGCGCTGGACGCGCACCGTCCGCCGGTGGGTCTGCCCAAGGGCCCCCTGCCGACGTCGATGAAGGGCATGCGCAGCCAGATGCGGGGCCGCTGA
- a CDS encoding tyrosine-type recombinase/integrase, with protein MTAYPPIEVTLPWDRTDGKPTTFSLLLYSRERKALGRNYINTFIWKPALKRAGVPMTRENGSHALRHFYASTALHEGESIKALSEYLGHADPGFTLRTYTHLVEDSAERTKRAVDAVFGHGTPEPASDRAGPDDDLVDDVEPDAKDDDA; from the coding sequence ATGACCGCCTACCCGCCGATCGAGGTGACCCTTCCCTGGGACCGGACGGACGGGAAGCCCACGACCTTTTCGCTTCTCCTGTACAGCCGCGAGAGGAAGGCGCTGGGACGGAACTACATCAACACGTTCATCTGGAAGCCCGCGTTGAAGCGAGCCGGGGTCCCGATGACGCGGGAAAACGGCAGCCACGCCCTGCGGCACTTCTACGCCAGTACAGCACTCCACGAAGGTGAGTCGATCAAGGCCCTGAGTGAGTACCTCGGTCACGCCGACCCCGGCTTCACGCTGCGCACCTACACCCACCTCGTCGAGGACAGCGCCGAGCGCACGAAGCGAGCAGTCGACGCCGTGTTCGGGCACGGTACGCCGGAGCCCGCCTCAGACCGTGCAGGACCTGACGATGACCTCGTGGACGACGTTGAGCCCGACGCGAAGGACGACGACGCCTGA
- a CDS encoding cation diffusion facilitator family transporter produces MGAGHGHGHAGGRHRWRLALAFGLVASFFVAELTVGLVSGSLALISDAGHMAADVVALGAALVATKIATRPDASGRRTYGSYRAEVFASGLTVLIMLGVAAYVVVEAISRIGELVEPAFGPMMIVGAIGLAINLACLVLLRGGAQESINVKGAYLEVMADAAGSVGVLVAGVLVGLTGDGLWDTLVAVAIGVFVAVRAVILGREVLAVLGQHAPHDVDLKAVVHDLENLPGVAEIHDLHAWTLTSGMNVATAHLVVKDSADTQTVLSGAQAALRDGHGIEHATLQVEVDPARECHEATW; encoded by the coding sequence ATGGGCGCCGGGCACGGGCATGGACACGCGGGCGGTCGTCACCGGTGGCGCCTCGCCCTCGCCTTCGGTCTCGTCGCGAGCTTCTTCGTGGCCGAACTGACCGTCGGACTTGTCAGTGGTTCGCTCGCGCTGATCTCCGACGCGGGCCACATGGCCGCGGACGTGGTCGCCTTGGGTGCGGCGCTGGTGGCCACCAAGATTGCCACTCGACCCGATGCGTCGGGACGTCGCACCTACGGCTCCTACCGGGCCGAGGTGTTCGCGTCCGGACTGACCGTCCTGATCATGCTCGGGGTTGCCGCCTACGTCGTGGTGGAGGCGATCAGTCGCATTGGTGAGCTCGTCGAGCCGGCCTTCGGTCCGATGATGATCGTCGGTGCCATCGGTCTCGCGATCAACCTTGCCTGCCTCGTGCTGCTCCGGGGCGGTGCCCAGGAGTCGATCAACGTCAAGGGCGCCTATCTCGAAGTGATGGCTGACGCGGCCGGCAGTGTCGGCGTCCTCGTGGCCGGCGTACTCGTAGGCCTCACCGGCGACGGCCTGTGGGACACCCTGGTTGCCGTGGCGATCGGCGTGTTCGTCGCCGTCCGTGCCGTGATCCTGGGACGTGAGGTCCTGGCTGTCCTGGGCCAGCACGCACCCCACGACGTTGACCTCAAGGCCGTCGTGCACGACCTTGAGAACTTGCCGGGGGTGGCCGAGATCCACGACCTCCATGCTTGGACGCTCACCTCGGGCATGAACGTCGCCACGGCCCACCTCGTGGTGAAGGACAGCGCCGACACCCAGACCGTGCTGAGCGGCGCCCAGGCGGCCCTGCGCGACGGACACGGCATCGAGCATGCGACCCTCCAGGTCGAGGTCGACCCCGCCCGCGAGTGCCACGAAGCGACCTGGTGA
- a CDS encoding cytochrome d ubiquinol oxidase subunit II has translation MSLEVAVAAAMFAGVVAYAVLGGADFGSGFFDLTAGDSRRGAELRTLVDHSIGPVWEANHVWLIYVLVIWWTGFPESFAAAMSTLVLPMLFALIGIVLRGASFAFRKYSATLGQARLFGVVFAVSSIITPFFLGTVAGAIASGRVPADGSGDRWASWLNPTSLFGGVIAIGTCAFLAGVFLAADAYRSRRTRLTEDLRRRALAVGVVTGSVVFAALMPILQDAPVLSDGLTGRAAPLVVLSAMSGAATLVLLWRRRYAAARWPAVVAVASVVSGWGVGQYPWLLVGEVTIGEAAGAPATMQGLLVAVGLAIVLVLPPLAYLLRLTQSDAWANS, from the coding sequence ATGAGCCTCGAGGTCGCGGTCGCCGCCGCGATGTTCGCCGGCGTCGTCGCCTACGCCGTGCTGGGCGGCGCCGACTTCGGGTCCGGGTTCTTCGACCTGACCGCCGGCGACAGCCGCCGAGGTGCAGAGCTTCGCACGCTGGTGGACCACAGCATCGGCCCGGTGTGGGAGGCCAACCACGTGTGGCTGATCTACGTGCTGGTCATCTGGTGGACCGGGTTCCCGGAGTCCTTCGCCGCCGCGATGTCGACCCTCGTCCTGCCAATGCTGTTCGCGCTGATCGGCATCGTGCTCCGCGGCGCCAGCTTCGCCTTCCGCAAGTACTCCGCCACCCTCGGCCAGGCGCGGCTGTTCGGCGTCGTCTTCGCCGTGTCCTCGATCATCACCCCGTTCTTCCTCGGCACCGTCGCAGGTGCCATCGCCTCCGGCCGGGTGCCCGCGGACGGGTCGGGTGATCGCTGGGCGTCGTGGCTCAACCCGACCTCGCTGTTCGGCGGGGTGATCGCCATCGGGACGTGCGCGTTCCTAGCAGGCGTCTTCCTCGCCGCCGACGCCTATCGCAGCCGTCGAACCCGCCTCACCGAGGACCTGCGGAGACGAGCGCTAGCCGTGGGCGTCGTCACTGGGTCGGTCGTCTTCGCGGCGCTGATGCCGATCCTCCAAGACGCCCCCGTGCTCAGTGACGGGTTGACGGGGCGTGCCGCTCCGCTCGTGGTGCTCTCGGCCATGTCCGGCGCCGCGACGCTGGTGCTGCTGTGGCGCCGGCGCTACGCCGCAGCCCGCTGGCCGGCTGTGGTAGCGGTCGCCTCCGTGGTCTCCGGGTGGGGCGTCGGCCAGTACCCCTGGCTGCTCGTCGGTGAGGTGACCATCGGCGAGGCCGCCGGCGCCCCGGCGACGATGCAGGGACTGCTCGTCGCCGTGGGCCTCGCGATAGTCCTGGTCCTCCCGCCGCTGGCCTACCTGCTGCGCCTCACCCAGAGCGACGCGTGGGCGAACTCGTAA
- a CDS encoding phosphatidylethanolamine N-methyltransferase family protein has translation MSHHGSLRRSTAAGMWAAYSAHTALVTWSLGRQPARLRIPARPAQVAGAAISAAGFGLCIAGMRRFAGVEELTGTRNQALLTAGVYRFSRNPQYLGYLAALAGAGLSRRSGAALLSTAVLAFAYSAWIPVEEQHMSRLYGRDYSDYCRRTRRWWGRRG, from the coding sequence ATGAGTCACCACGGGTCACTGCGCCGCTCGACAGCGGCTGGCATGTGGGCTGCTTACTCGGCCCACACGGCCCTTGTCACATGGTCATTGGGCCGTCAGCCTGCGCGCCTTCGTATCCCTGCGAGACCGGCTCAGGTCGCCGGTGCGGCCATTTCCGCGGCGGGGTTTGGCCTCTGCATCGCGGGGATGAGGCGGTTCGCCGGAGTCGAGGAGCTCACGGGCACCCGCAACCAGGCGCTACTGACAGCCGGCGTCTACCGGTTCTCACGCAACCCTCAGTACCTCGGGTATCTGGCCGCATTAGCCGGCGCGGGTCTGAGCCGGCGCAGCGGTGCAGCTCTGCTCTCTACCGCAGTCCTGGCTTTCGCGTACTCGGCATGGATACCGGTGGAGGAGCAGCACATGTCCCGGCTGTACGGGAGGGACTACAGCGACTACTGCCGTCGGACGCGGCGCTGGTGGGGTCGGCGCGGCTGA
- a CDS encoding metalloregulator ArsR/SmtB family transcription factor: MTMMSPIGDTAVRKVGRGDSEASAALFRALGDPSRLAILGHLHLGPHRVVDLVDHLGLAQSTASKHLACLRDCGLVQSRPRGRASVFSLTPGVPVRDVLAAAERVLAVTFEAATDCPTAGDDL, from the coding sequence ATGACGATGATGTCGCCAATAGGCGATACTGCAGTTCGGAAGGTGGGCCGGGGGGACTCGGAGGCGTCCGCGGCGCTGTTCCGTGCCCTGGGTGATCCCTCGCGGCTGGCGATATTGGGCCACCTTCACCTGGGCCCCCACCGGGTGGTCGACCTCGTGGACCACCTCGGCCTCGCGCAGTCCACCGCGTCCAAGCATCTGGCGTGCCTGCGCGACTGCGGGCTGGTGCAGTCTCGGCCTCGCGGGCGCGCTTCCGTGTTCTCGCTGACCCCGGGAGTCCCGGTGCGCGACGTGCTGGCGGCCGCCGAACGCGTCCTCGCGGTCACTTTCGAGGCCGCCACCGACTGTCCGACGGCCGGGGATGACCTCTGA
- a CDS encoding DUF1365 domain-containing protein, translating to MSAAHELDDHAAQAAPTPERAYVSLPASLPASVRTRVTHRRTKPFSYGFTHHTTAWVVDAADPEAAFPRWLRPLARIRSRDHFGDGDASLQEKVRRFVAAEGLGWATDRVVGLCAARSLGHVFDPLSVWFCFDADGEPTGVLAEVHNTYGERHTYPLPIQRGRAAVDKDFYVSPFFTVEGRYDIRVRLDSDRVAVAISLSQDGEVVFTGSEAGALRPVRSRLDTLRAVLRDPAPALRVAALIRWHGITLWIKRLPVVRRRPHATQEGMT from the coding sequence GTGAGCGCGGCCCACGAGCTGGACGACCACGCGGCTCAGGCGGCGCCCACCCCGGAGCGCGCGTACGTCTCCCTGCCCGCCTCGCTGCCCGCGTCGGTACGCACCCGCGTGACGCACCGGCGGACGAAGCCGTTCTCCTACGGCTTCACCCACCACACGACCGCCTGGGTCGTCGACGCGGCGGACCCCGAGGCGGCGTTCCCCCGGTGGCTGCGACCGCTGGCACGCATCCGCTCGCGCGACCACTTCGGCGACGGTGACGCCTCGCTGCAGGAGAAGGTGCGGCGCTTCGTCGCCGCCGAGGGCCTGGGGTGGGCGACCGACCGTGTGGTCGGGCTGTGCGCTGCTCGGAGCCTCGGTCACGTCTTCGACCCGTTGAGCGTCTGGTTCTGCTTCGATGCCGACGGCGAGCCCACCGGTGTGCTCGCCGAGGTGCACAACACCTACGGCGAGCGTCACACCTATCCCCTGCCGATCCAGCGCGGCCGCGCCGCGGTGGACAAGGACTTCTACGTCTCCCCGTTCTTCACCGTCGAGGGCCGCTACGACATCCGCGTACGCCTCGACTCCGACCGTGTCGCGGTCGCGATCTCGCTGAGCCAGGACGGCGAGGTCGTCTTCACCGGCTCCGAGGCCGGCGCGCTGCGACCGGTGCGCTCCCGGCTCGACACCCTCCGCGCCGTGCTGCGGGACCCGGCCCCGGCCCTCCGGGTCGCCGCGCTGATCCGCTGGCACGGCATCACGCTCTGGATCAAGCGGCTCCCGGTCGTCCGCCGCCGCCCCCACGCCACCCAGGAAGGCATGACGTGA
- a CDS encoding cytochrome ubiquinol oxidase subunit I, which translates to MALSLGWHIVLACFGVAFPAMIFVMHLRGIRRQDPVALTLAQRWAKVSAVLFAIGAVSGTVLSFEMGLLWPGLMGTYGDVLGLPFAFEGLAFFLEAIFLGIYLYGWGRMPPKRHVLMVLPMAVTGVVGAYCVVAVNAWMNVPTGFRLVDGEVTDVQPWAVLFNQHAFLQFAHMWVGAYMVAGFSVAGVYAVGMLRGRRDTHHRLGFLVPFVFASVAALTQPFVGHVLGAGLDERQPAKLAAFELAETTESPSPLRLGGVLVDGEVVGAIDIPVLGSLIAMNSLDEPVPGLDTIPEEDRPPVNITHLAFQTMVGIGTLLAAGVAWFWMQRRRGRDLLTKKWFLRSAAAAGPLAVIALEAGWVATEVGRQPWVVYGVMRTPEAVGDYSSSLWWLLGISTVIYAAMTIGAVVVLRSMARRWRDGETDLPSPYAPETEAVSR; encoded by the coding sequence ATGGCGCTGTCACTGGGTTGGCACATCGTGCTGGCGTGCTTCGGCGTCGCCTTCCCGGCGATGATCTTCGTGATGCACCTGCGGGGAATCCGACGCCAGGACCCGGTCGCGCTCACCCTCGCCCAGCGGTGGGCGAAGGTCTCGGCGGTGCTGTTCGCGATCGGCGCGGTGTCGGGCACGGTCCTCAGCTTCGAGATGGGGCTGTTGTGGCCCGGCCTGATGGGGACCTACGGTGACGTGCTCGGCCTGCCCTTCGCCTTCGAGGGCCTCGCCTTCTTCCTCGAGGCGATCTTCTTGGGCATCTACCTCTACGGCTGGGGCCGCATGCCCCCCAAGCGGCATGTCCTGATGGTGCTGCCGATGGCGGTGACGGGCGTCGTCGGCGCCTACTGCGTCGTCGCGGTCAACGCCTGGATGAACGTGCCGACCGGCTTCCGGCTCGTCGACGGCGAGGTCACTGACGTCCAGCCGTGGGCGGTGCTGTTCAACCAGCACGCGTTCCTCCAGTTCGCCCACATGTGGGTCGGCGCCTACATGGTGGCCGGCTTCAGCGTCGCCGGTGTCTACGCGGTCGGGATGTTGCGTGGTCGTCGCGACACCCACCATCGGCTCGGCTTCCTGGTGCCGTTCGTGTTCGCCTCCGTCGCCGCGCTCACCCAGCCGTTCGTCGGGCACGTGCTCGGCGCAGGTCTCGACGAGCGGCAACCGGCGAAGCTGGCGGCGTTCGAGCTCGCGGAGACGACCGAGAGTCCGTCACCGCTGCGGCTTGGCGGTGTCCTGGTCGACGGCGAGGTCGTGGGCGCGATCGACATCCCGGTCCTGGGCTCGCTGATCGCGATGAACTCGCTCGACGAGCCGGTGCCCGGCCTCGACACCATCCCCGAGGAGGACCGGCCACCGGTCAACATCACCCACCTCGCCTTCCAGACCATGGTCGGGATCGGCACCCTGCTCGCCGCCGGCGTCGCCTGGTTCTGGATGCAGCGACGGCGAGGCCGCGACCTGCTGACGAAGAAGTGGTTCCTGCGGTCCGCGGCGGCCGCGGGGCCGCTGGCCGTGATCGCCCTCGAGGCGGGCTGGGTGGCCACCGAGGTGGGCCGGCAGCCGTGGGTGGTGTACGGCGTGATGCGCACGCCCGAGGCGGTCGGCGACTACAGCTCGTCGCTGTGGTGGCTGCTCGGGATCTCGACGGTCATCTACGCCGCGATGACGATCGGCGCCGTCGTGGTCCTGAGGTCGATGGCACGCCGGTGGCGAGACGGCGAGACCGACCTGCCCAGCCCGTACGCCCCCGAGACAGAGGCGGTCAGTCGATGA
- a CDS encoding RDD family protein — translation MSSAYAAGDPRDPRDVDLYPGQRLGLPEAGSGSLASWRQRILALFIDWAAASLLAIGVVGYDNTGFWPLVIYFAEASILTATIGGSFGQSIVRIGVISVDRRPLNLIASLVRHLLICLVIPAVIWDRDRRGLQDLAVRSVVVRR, via the coding sequence ATGAGCAGCGCGTACGCCGCCGGCGATCCCCGGGACCCGCGGGACGTCGACCTCTACCCGGGACAGCGTCTGGGTCTGCCGGAGGCGGGCAGCGGTTCCCTCGCGAGCTGGCGACAGCGCATCCTGGCGCTGTTCATCGACTGGGCGGCTGCATCGCTGCTCGCGATCGGTGTCGTCGGCTACGACAACACCGGCTTCTGGCCTCTGGTCATCTACTTCGCCGAGGCGAGCATCCTGACCGCCACCATCGGTGGCTCCTTCGGGCAGTCGATCGTGCGCATCGGGGTCATCAGCGTCGACCGGCGTCCGCTGAACCTGATCGCCTCGCTCGTACGCCACCTGCTGATCTGCCTGGTGATCCCGGCCGTGATCTGGGACCGCGACCGCCGCGGCCTCCAGGACCTCGCGGTGCGCAGCGTGGTCGTGCGCCGCTGA
- a CDS encoding FAD-dependent oxidoreductase, producing the protein MCGGPPRASRTHPPGPARRTHHVTSSDAARPSVAVVGAGISGLTAAYLLRGDHDVTLFESEPRAGGHAHTHDVDLADGSPAAVDSGFIVLNDRTYPVVNRLFAELGVRTRPTEMSMSITCDGCGLSFAGGRKLPGIFAQRRRLLDPRFLRFLLDVKRFQRTALALLEGAEAGGETGLAEHPLSYGDFLSQEGFGDYFVAHYAMPVVSCVWSMGYEEARGYPAAYLFAFLRHHGFLSVSGSPTWHTVVGGSRTYVETILQRLRSDAGHGVEVANGVTAVARVDGGVEVTDGSGRTRRFDKVVLATHADTSLALLSDPTPKEKELLGAFGYSTNQTFLHRDMTTMPSVPGARAAWNYRLDTCDATTDRTRVTYWMNRLQGHPESSPLLVTLNPDDAPAEVIAEMTYEHPTYTAESVAAQARLGELGDGVTAFAGAYHGWGFHEDGARSGVAAAASLGVDW; encoded by the coding sequence ATGTGCGGTGGCCCGCCACGGGCCTCCCGGACCCATCCGCCAGGCCCAGCGAGGCGAACCCACCACGTGACCTCCTCAGACGCAGCCCGCCCCTCCGTCGCCGTCGTCGGCGCCGGCATCTCGGGGCTGACCGCGGCGTACCTGCTGCGCGGGGACCACGACGTGACGTTGTTCGAGAGCGAGCCCCGGGCGGGCGGACACGCCCACACCCACGACGTCGATCTGGCCGACGGCTCACCGGCCGCGGTCGACTCCGGTTTCATCGTGCTGAACGACCGCACCTACCCCGTGGTCAACCGGCTCTTCGCCGAGCTCGGGGTGCGCACCCGGCCCACGGAGATGTCGATGAGCATCACCTGCGACGGCTGCGGTCTCTCCTTCGCCGGCGGCCGCAAGCTGCCCGGCATCTTCGCCCAGCGTCGCCGGCTGCTCGACCCGCGGTTCCTGCGGTTCCTGCTGGACGTGAAGCGCTTCCAGCGCACGGCGCTCGCTCTGCTCGAGGGCGCCGAGGCCGGCGGCGAGACCGGGCTCGCGGAGCACCCGCTGTCCTACGGGGACTTCCTCTCCCAGGAGGGCTTCGGCGACTACTTCGTGGCCCACTACGCCATGCCGGTCGTCTCGTGCGTCTGGTCGATGGGGTACGAGGAGGCCCGCGGCTACCCCGCGGCGTACCTCTTCGCCTTCCTGCGCCACCACGGCTTCCTGTCGGTCTCGGGCTCGCCGACCTGGCACACGGTCGTCGGGGGTTCCCGCACCTACGTCGAGACGATCCTGCAGCGCCTGCGCTCCGACGCAGGCCACGGGGTCGAGGTCGCCAACGGCGTGACGGCGGTCGCCCGGGTCGACGGTGGTGTCGAGGTCACCGACGGCTCGGGGCGTACGCGCCGCTTCGACAAGGTCGTGCTCGCCACGCACGCCGACACCTCCCTGGCGCTGCTGAGCGACCCGACGCCGAAGGAGAAGGAGCTGCTCGGCGCCTTCGGCTACTCGACCAACCAGACCTTCCTGCACCGCGACATGACCACGATGCCGTCCGTGCCCGGGGCGCGCGCCGCGTGGAACTACCGCCTCGACACCTGCGACGCGACGACGGACCGCACGCGGGTGACGTACTGGATGAACCGCCTGCAGGGGCACCCCGAGTCCAGCCCGCTGCTGGTGACGCTCAACCCCGACGACGCGCCCGCCGAGGTCATCGCGGAGATGACCTACGAGCACCCCACCTACACCGCGGAGTCGGTGGCTGCGCAAGCGCGCCTGGGTGAGCTCGGCGACGGCGTGACGGCGTTCGCGGGCGCCTACCACGGGTGGGGCTTCCACGAGGACGGCGCGCGCTCGGGCGTCGCGGCGGCCGCCTCCCTGGGGGTCGACTGGTGA